From the genome of Eisenibacter elegans DSM 3317:
GGGCAAACACATCGAGGGAGTCATTGGAATAGGTGCGCAGCAAACCCTCTAGGGCATCAAGTTGTGCATCGAGCCAAGCCTGTTGGGCGAGTGCTACTTGCTGTTCGCTCCACTCAGAAGCTGCGTCAAGGGGGGGTGATGGATTTGCAGAGGCATCGGACATAGTAGGTATAGGGCTTAGTGGTTATAGTTTGATGGCCATCAGGGTAATATCATCACGCTGCTCTTGTTCGCCTTGGAAAGCCTCCAAGGCTTCCGTAAAAATCGTTTTTTGGATATCTAGCGGTTGGTGGTGATGCGCTATAATCAAGTCTTCCAGCCGTTTATTGCCAAAGCGTTTGCGTTGTAGGTTGCAGTTGTCTAGCCAGCCGTCAGTGGTGAGGTAGAGTGCGTCGCCGTGTTTGAGCGTAAGAACTTGGTCTGTAAATTTGACTTTGAGGTTGGGTTGTGCGCCTCCCATCGAGCGACGGTCGCCACGGAGCTTGCCTAGTTGGCCATCTTTGACATAGTAAAGATCGCATTTAGCCCCGCTAAAGGTCAGTTCATAATACCCATTTTCTTTGGGAATCAACTTGCAGAGCAGCAAATCCATCCCATCGCGGTTGTTGGATTCGGCTTGTTTCAGCCCTTGGCGCACATCTTCGTCTATGGCGGCCAATACTTGGCTGGGCTGGTCTAGGTTTTTGACGATGATATTTTGGTTAAGTAAGGTATTGCCAATCATACTCATAAAAGCACCGGGCACGCCGTGGCCAGTGCAGTCTACCACGGCCACAAAGTAGGTCTCTTCTTGGCTGAAGGCGGGGCTTCCAAACCAATAAAAATCGCCGGACACGACATCCTTGGGGCGATAAATAATGAAAGATTCGTTAAAAATATCTTTTAACCGCTCTTCTGAGGGCAAGATAGCCTGTTGAATCCGCTGGGCATAGCTGATACTAGCTACGATACGGTCATTGTTTTTTTCAAGTTCCTTAAAAGCCGTATCAATCTGCTCATTTTGCTCCAAAAGTGCATTCCGTATTTGGTTGAGCGCATCTAGGTTTTCTTTTAACTCTTGCTCTTGAATGTGGAGGCGGTCTTTTTGGGCTTGCGTTTCTTCCAACAGACGCCGGGTACGGGTATTGTTGGCAATACTTTCGAGCATGGTGGCGCTCGTCGGAATTACGGCATCGAGCAAGGCGCGGTTACGACCCGAGAGCGGGTTGACATACACCAACTCCAGCACCCCATACACAATTTCATTGAATACCAAGGGGATGGTAAAAATGCTGTGGATATTAAGTGTAAGGGTAGAAAGGGCGATGCTGTTTTGTTGTGGGGGGAGGTCTTCGAAAATGATACTTTTGCGCGAACGCGCCGCCTGCCCCACTACACCTTCGCCCCAACTGTAGGTTTGTTGGGCCAAGGCATCTATTCGGCAGCCATAAGCCGCCACTGCTTGCAGCTCCCCCTCTTCTTGGTTGGCCACAAAG
Proteins encoded in this window:
- a CDS encoding PP2C family protein-serine/threonine phosphatase, which translates into the protein MAIITDYWDTTSQDEVDTQWLEKALKNYSATLTAHLSDELEAFGQVMIHYLAQATRSFRAVLFVANQEEGELQAVAAYGCRIDALAQQTYSWGEGVVGQAARSRKSIIFEDLPPQQNSIALSTLTLNIHSIFTIPLVFNEIVYGVLELVYVNPLSGRNRALLDAVIPTSATMLESIANNTRTRRLLEETQAQKDRLHIQEQELKENLDALNQIRNALLEQNEQIDTAFKELEKNNDRIVASISYAQRIQQAILPSEERLKDIFNESFIIYRPKDVVSGDFYWFGSPAFSQEETYFVAVVDCTGHGVPGAFMSMIGNTLLNQNIIVKNLDQPSQVLAAIDEDVRQGLKQAESNNRDGMDLLLCKLIPKENGYYELTFSGAKCDLYYVKDGQLGKLRGDRRSMGGAQPNLKVKFTDQVLTLKHGDALYLTTDGWLDNCNLQRKRFGNKRLEDLIIAHHHQPLDIQKTIFTEALEAFQGEQEQRDDITLMAIKL